One Streptomyces sp. NBC_00554 DNA segment encodes these proteins:
- a CDS encoding deoxyxylulose-5-phosphate synthase: MAHAKTSYVCLPCRASYKQPFGAERQRVCPRCAEPLIHVGSAFAAPRRRDVAAWRTLTVLLNAGVRFHKSCCGGPGFRPRTLREVRERMNYARRTGEPIARALVRPDVP; this comes from the coding sequence ATGGCCCATGCGAAGACCTCGTACGTCTGCCTGCCTTGCCGGGCCTCCTACAAGCAGCCTTTCGGCGCGGAGCGGCAGCGGGTCTGTCCGCGCTGCGCGGAGCCGTTGATTCATGTCGGCTCGGCCTTCGCCGCGCCCCGGCGGCGGGACGTCGCGGCATGGCGGACGCTCACCGTTCTCCTCAACGCGGGCGTGCGCTTCCACAAAAGCTGCTGCGGTGGCCCCGGATTCCGGCCCCGCACGCTGCGCGAGGTCCGCGAGCGGATGAATTACGCGCGGCGCACCGGAGAGCCCATCGCGAGAGCGCTCGTACGGCCCGATGTGCCCTGA